TATGGCATTTGACACCATTTCCCCCATTAGCAAAACTTCATCCTGAAGCTTTTTTAAGGCATTATGATAAGCCTCGCGTGTCATGGTTTCTCCTCATTTATATTTTGAAACAGGGCACAGATTTTCACAGATAACTACAAATTCGTTATAGTTTACTATCCTGATAACCTGTGTTCATCCGTGTCCGACAGGAAACTTCCCGCAACAGATTTATCCAAACCTTCCCGTAATATAGTCCTCCGTCTGTTTTTCCCGTGGGTTCGTAAATATCCCGGTGGTAACGTTAAACTCAACAAGCTCACCAAGCATAAAGAAGCCTGTGTAGTCTGATATCCTGGCTGCCTGCTGCATATTGTGAGTGACAATGATAACGGTATAATCCTTTTTCAGTTCTTCGAGCATATCCTCTATCTTGGCTGTGGCAATGGGATCAAGGGCAGAGCAGGGTTCGTCAAGCAGGATAATCTCGGGTTCCATGGCTATTGCCCTGGCAATACAAATTCGCTGTTGCTGGCCGCCGGAAAGGTCAAGGGCATTGGTATGAAGCCTGTCTTTTACTTCTTCCCAGAGGGCTGCCTTTTTCAGCGCCTTTTCACAAATTTCATCCAGCACACCTCTCTTCCTGATACCCACAATTCTCGGACCGTATATTACATTTTCATAAATGGATTTTGGAAAGGGATTAGGCTTTTGGAAGACCATGCCAACCTTTCTTCTCAGTTCTGTAACGTCAACTGCAGGGCCATAAATCTCCCTGCCGTCTATTTTGATACTCCCTTCAATTGTCAC
This Candidatus Brocadia sinica JPN1 DNA region includes the following protein-coding sequences:
- the pstB gene encoding phosphate ABC transporter ATP-binding protein PstB, with product MDDEKIEVSEPIVNIRDLFLYYGKVKALKGITLDISKKKITSFIGPSGCGKSTLIRCLNRLNDLIESVTIEGSIKIDGREIYGPAVDVTELRRKVGMVFQKPNPFPKSIYENVIYGPRIVGIRKRGVLDEICEKALKKAALWEEVKDRLHTNALDLSGGQQQRICIARAIAMEPEIILLDEPCSALDPIATAKIEDMLEELKKDYTVIIVTHNMQQAARISDYTGFFMLGELVEFNVTTGIFTNPREKQTEDYITGRFG